A stretch of Astyanax mexicanus isolate ESR-SI-001 chromosome 21, AstMex3_surface, whole genome shotgun sequence DNA encodes these proteins:
- the LOC103030825 gene encoding uncharacterized protein LOC103030825, with amino-acid sequence MLLWWSGGGMNAFERKLAELVRSYPHLYDRSRREFRDVHVFADSWREIANKLGGDDPVECKVTWSNLRKKFSKARKRMICRSGGRAKDQTPKRYKELSWLNQFVHHRHIPTDPAITLTGPPITLTGPPITLTGPPITLANRVCESLVETTDPSFDTSMNVKLEQPEDEREPFDIVCIEDSPSCSSTAESSSSMLLPSHENRTRRRSTTDSEIAKMFCELERFKAPDSADAHDRYVQTIADFMRGLSRIRCAHFKKRVNDIMYEMELEQLHESGL; translated from the exons aTGTTGTTGTGGTGGTCGGGCGGCGGGATGAACGCGTTTGAGAGGAAGCTGGCGGAGCTGGTCCGCTCCTACCCGCACCTGTACGACCGCTCGCGCAGGGAGTTCAGAGACGTGCACGTGTTCGCGGACTCGTGGCGGGAAATCGCCAATAAGCTGGGGGGCGACGACCCGGTGGAGTGTAAGGTAACGTGGAGCAACCTCCGCAAGAAGTTCTCCAAGGCCAGGAAGAGGATGATCTGCAGGAGCGGGGGGCGAGCCAAAGACCAGACCCCCAAACGATACAAAGAACTGTCCTGGCTCAACCAGTTCGTTCACCACAGACACATCCCCACAGACCCCGCCATCACCCTCACAGGACCCCCCATCACCCTCACAGGACCCCCCATCACCCTCACAGGACCCCCCATCACCCTCGCaaacagagtgtgtgagagcCTG GTTGAAACCACTGATCCTTCTTTTGACACATCAATGAATGTAAAACTGGAGCAGCCGGAGGACGAGCGGGAGCCGTTTGATATCGTATGTATAGAAGACTCCCCCTCGTGTTCATCCACAGCAGAGTCGAGCTCCAGCATGCTGCTTCCGTCTCATGAGAATAGAACACGCAGACGGAGCACTACTGATTCAGAAATCGCAAAAATGTTTTGTGAGCTGGAAAGATTCAAAGCTCCAGACTCGGCCGACGCCCATGACCGATACGTTCAGACAATTGCTGACTTCATGCGGGGACTGTCCAGGATACGCTGCGCCCATTTTAAGAAGCGTGTAAACGATATTATGTATGAAATGGAGCTGGAACAGCTTCATGAATCTGGATTGTAG